In a genomic window of Halostella litorea:
- a CDS encoding GNAT family N-acetyltransferase — MAEVPEPGGSAPFPETIRTDRLRIERLCHDAVDLQEYYRICSADDDIDEVTEFLSWEPHDSIRETKAFVDMVERQWENGESAAYLLRPREPEPGAGDIAGGTGMTVDWERGTGTLGIWLRKRFWGRGYAGERAAAFVELAFERLGLDRVAVEHRVGNERSRRAVEKYVDRFGGSYDGRQRNWAVKADEVREQHRYTISREQYRRSRDRRREVTA; from the coding sequence ATGGCTGAGGTCCCGGAACCTGGCGGGAGCGCGCCGTTCCCGGAGACGATCCGCACCGACCGCCTCCGGATCGAGCGGCTCTGTCACGACGCCGTCGACCTGCAGGAGTACTACCGGATCTGCTCGGCCGACGACGACATCGACGAGGTGACGGAGTTCCTCTCGTGGGAGCCCCACGACTCCATCCGCGAGACGAAGGCGTTCGTCGACATGGTAGAGCGCCAGTGGGAGAACGGCGAGAGCGCCGCCTACCTCCTCCGGCCCCGCGAGCCGGAGCCGGGGGCGGGCGACATCGCCGGGGGAACCGGCATGACGGTCGACTGGGAGCGCGGAACCGGGACCCTCGGCATCTGGCTCCGCAAGCGCTTCTGGGGGCGCGGGTACGCCGGCGAGCGAGCCGCCGCGTTCGTCGAACTCGCCTTCGAGCGCCTGGGGCTGGATCGGGTCGCCGTCGAGCACCGCGTCGGCAACGAGCGCTCGCGCCGCGCGGTCGAGAAGTACGTCGACCGCTTCGGCGGGAGCTACGACGGCCGCCAGCGCAACTGGGCGGTCAAGGCCGACGAGGTCCGCGAGCAACACCGCTACACGATAAGCCGGGAGCAGTACCGCCGGAGCCGGGACCGCCGGCGCGAGGTGACCGCGTGA
- a CDS encoding outer membrane protein assembly factor BamB family protein produces the protein MTGRVGRRTLLKTAGAGTVAGLLGSASAVGGGDRPAQEDAQEISSVEGLRAIEDDLAGDYVLAADIDASGVDFRPLGSADEPFVGSLVGDGHVITGLTIDGRGTQGVGLFSVVGSRTGGSGGTAAAAGGYVADLSLDGATVRGAARVGALAGVNRGSVTGVSASGTVEGRELTGGLLGENGGCVERSESSCTVTGDGRLGGLVGKDAGYVSECSASGSVTGGFTVGGLVGLANSRVHRSTATGPVTGEGRPSTGLGGLVGVLGGEASYCAAEGAVTGSGSAENVGGLVGYASGVVLGSRASGAVNGAEHVGGLVGNCRGEVTESTAENDVTGYESVGGVVGQLNTGAEATRASSSGAVAGTSGFGGVAGRNDGTIGQCGASGRVVGESPDGDPTVSGGGVAGENYGTVAASYATAAVEADIIAGGVVGSNYRAVTESFAAGPVTAKERDGGGIVGTNDDDDEDAVPRNSYWDHDATGQAAAVGDGSGRNLVGLSTGAMQGSAAPGNMPELDFETQWGTRSGDYPEPIDRPRKRWRFQTLDRVWAAPTVVDGTVYVGTKPDLAGCEPNLYAVDAASGEAEWTFDTESGGTRTTGRDRRDAYVGGSAANVVDGTVYLTLPITGTAIAVDADEGRESWRTDLDMNAWDSMSPTRYGDVLFTKDRSTLYWLDAATGDELMRRNVDWTGVAITAADGLVYGVDRTDGLLAYEVASGERRWSYGVEGSPDSAPTVADGTLYIGGDDGVVHAVDAVSGAPEWTFEATVDGGADPVNSTPTVAGGTVYVKTQSNTLYALDAATGDRQWSHQGDPTTVVESSPTVAGGTVFVGLGGGRLVALDAGSGEAAWTFAVRGGVASSPTVVDGVVYVGSTAGFLYALDAGVDGSSVDSRVELGTTGHHGAWSQRAATATTEAPDGPAGTTTAGTTTETTADTTPADGTTGGGTTADGTGGTDGGGSTVTDDAASPDSSSDPSTAGSDGAEDEESSVDSGTPGMGVGSALAGIGSLGYLLKRRLDDEDG, from the coding sequence GGAGCGCGAGCGCCGTCGGGGGCGGCGACCGGCCCGCGCAGGAGGACGCCCAGGAGATAAGCTCCGTCGAGGGGCTACGGGCCATCGAGGACGACCTCGCCGGGGATTACGTGCTCGCCGCCGACATCGACGCGTCGGGGGTCGACTTCCGGCCGCTGGGCTCCGCGGACGAGCCCTTCGTCGGCAGCCTCGTGGGCGACGGCCACGTGATCACCGGGCTGACGATAGACGGGCGCGGAACGCAGGGCGTCGGGCTGTTCTCCGTCGTCGGCTCCCGCACCGGCGGGTCCGGCGGAACTGCGGCCGCGGCGGGCGGGTACGTCGCCGACCTCTCGCTCGACGGCGCGACCGTCCGCGGGGCGGCGCGCGTCGGGGCTCTCGCGGGCGTAAACCGGGGGAGCGTCACCGGCGTGTCCGCAAGCGGCACCGTCGAGGGCCGGGAGCTGACCGGGGGGCTCCTGGGTGAGAACGGCGGCTGCGTCGAGCGGTCGGAGTCGTCCTGTACCGTGACCGGCGACGGGCGGCTGGGCGGACTCGTCGGCAAGGACGCCGGATACGTCTCGGAGTGTTCCGCCTCGGGGAGCGTCACCGGCGGGTTCACGGTCGGCGGGCTGGTCGGGCTGGCGAACAGTCGGGTTCACCGGTCCACCGCGACCGGCCCGGTCACCGGCGAGGGCCGTCCGAGCACCGGCCTCGGCGGGCTGGTCGGCGTGCTCGGCGGGGAGGCGTCGTACTGCGCCGCGGAGGGAGCGGTCACTGGCTCCGGCTCCGCGGAGAACGTCGGCGGCCTCGTCGGCTACGCGTCCGGCGTCGTCCTGGGGTCGCGCGCTTCCGGGGCGGTCAATGGGGCCGAACACGTCGGCGGCCTCGTCGGCAACTGCCGGGGCGAGGTGACGGAGTCGACGGCGGAAAACGACGTGACCGGCTACGAGTCGGTGGGCGGCGTGGTGGGGCAACTGAACACGGGCGCCGAGGCGACCCGCGCGTCGTCGAGCGGGGCGGTCGCCGGGACCTCGGGCTTCGGCGGGGTCGCCGGCCGGAACGACGGCACGATCGGCCAGTGTGGCGCGTCGGGCCGGGTCGTCGGCGAGTCGCCGGACGGCGACCCGACGGTGTCCGGCGGCGGCGTCGCCGGCGAGAACTACGGCACCGTCGCGGCGTCGTACGCGACCGCGGCGGTCGAGGCGGATATCATCGCCGGCGGGGTCGTCGGGAGCAACTACCGGGCGGTGACCGAGTCGTTCGCGGCGGGCCCGGTGACCGCGAAGGAACGCGACGGGGGCGGCATCGTCGGGACCAACGACGACGATGACGAGGACGCGGTGCCGCGGAACTCCTACTGGGACCACGACGCGACTGGCCAGGCCGCCGCGGTCGGCGACGGGAGCGGCCGGAACCTGGTCGGGCTCTCGACCGGCGCGATGCAGGGCTCGGCCGCCCCGGGGAACATGCCCGAACTCGACTTCGAGACGCAGTGGGGGACCCGTTCGGGCGACTACCCCGAACCGATAGACCGGCCGCGGAAGCGGTGGCGGTTCCAGACCCTGGACCGGGTGTGGGCGGCCCCGACGGTCGTCGACGGCACGGTGTACGTCGGGACCAAGCCAGACCTCGCCGGCTGCGAGCCGAACCTGTACGCGGTCGACGCGGCGAGCGGCGAGGCCGAGTGGACGTTCGACACGGAGTCGGGCGGCACCCGGACGACCGGGCGCGACCGCCGGGACGCCTACGTCGGCGGGAGCGCCGCGAACGTCGTCGACGGGACGGTCTACCTCACCCTCCCCATCACGGGGACGGCCATCGCCGTCGACGCCGACGAGGGGCGGGAGTCCTGGCGGACTGACCTCGACATGAACGCCTGGGACAGCATGTCGCCGACGCGGTACGGCGACGTGCTGTTCACGAAGGACCGGAGCACGCTCTACTGGCTGGACGCGGCGACGGGCGACGAGTTGATGCGCCGGAACGTCGACTGGACCGGCGTCGCCATCACCGCCGCCGACGGGCTGGTGTACGGCGTCGACAGGACCGACGGGCTGCTCGCCTACGAGGTGGCGTCGGGCGAGCGGCGGTGGAGCTACGGCGTGGAGGGAAGCCCGGATTCGGCACCGACGGTCGCCGACGGCACCCTGTACATCGGCGGCGACGACGGCGTCGTCCACGCGGTCGACGCGGTGTCCGGGGCCCCGGAGTGGACGTTCGAGGCGACGGTCGACGGCGGGGCCGACCCGGTCAACTCGACGCCGACCGTGGCCGGCGGGACGGTGTACGTCAAGACCCAGTCGAACACGCTGTACGCGCTCGACGCGGCGACCGGGGACCGCCAGTGGAGCCACCAGGGCGACCCGACCACGGTCGTCGAGTCGTCGCCGACGGTCGCCGGCGGCACCGTCTTCGTCGGGTTAGGCGGCGGGCGACTGGTCGCGCTCGACGCCGGGTCCGGCGAGGCGGCGTGGACCTTCGCGGTGCGGGGCGGCGTGGCGTCCTCGCCGACGGTCGTCGACGGCGTCGTCTACGTCGGCTCCACCGCCGGCTTCCTCTACGCGCTCGACGCCGGCGTCGACGGGTCGAGCGTCGACTCGCGCGTCGAACTCGGCACGACGGGCCACCACGGGGCGTGGAGCCAGCGGGCCGCGACCGCCACGACGGAAGCGCCCGACGGACCGGCCGGGACGACGACCGCGGGGACGACCACGGAGACGACGGCCGACACCACGCCGGCGGACGGGACGACCGGGGGCGGGACGACCGCGGACGGGACCGGGGGCACGGACGGCGGGGGATCGACGGTCACAGATGACGCCGCCTCACCCGACTCGTCGTCCGATCCCTCGACGGCCGGGTCGGACGGGGCGGAGGACGAGGAGTCCTCGGTCGATTCCGGGACGCCCGGCATGGGGGTCGGGTCGGCGCTCGCGGGGATCGGCAGCCTGGGATACCTGCTGAAGCGCCGGCTGGACGACGAGGACGGGTAG
- a CDS encoding helix-turn-helix transcriptional regulator, whose amino-acid sequence MKNDLKVWRAKADVTQEELAKELDVARQTINATERGRYDPSLELAFKLARYFDCSIEDIFTYEPEEAD is encoded by the coding sequence ATGAAAAACGATCTGAAGGTCTGGCGCGCGAAAGCCGACGTCACCCAGGAGGAACTGGCGAAGGAACTCGACGTCGCGAGACAGACGATAAACGCGACCGAGCGGGGGCGGTACGACCCCTCGCTCGAACTGGCGTTCAAACTCGCGCGCTACTTCGACTGCAGCATCGAGGACATCTTCACGTACGAACCGGAGGAGGCCGACTGA
- a CDS encoding metal-dependent hydrolase — protein sequence MPSTVFHAALAGLVACTLLGAAFDGRALAVAVGAVVFIDLDVFLGWYVVGAHRAAFHTLLLPGAVAAGIYYDTRVRERSALRDRWGSYGVSVAWTAVAAVTLAGIVPDATFNGVNLLYPVHDQFYAFDGELFYSTDRGVVQTFVDIEESARGSTSETQFYTGVDPEPGTPGSDAGGGGEPAPERIFPVVANGDQLAVVLASAVAVGGRLLRSRD from the coding sequence GTGCCATCGACAGTGTTTCACGCCGCGCTTGCGGGGCTGGTCGCCTGTACCCTCCTCGGGGCGGCGTTCGACGGCCGGGCGCTGGCGGTCGCGGTCGGCGCGGTCGTGTTCATCGACCTCGACGTGTTCCTCGGATGGTACGTCGTCGGCGCGCACCGCGCCGCCTTCCACACGCTGTTGCTGCCGGGCGCCGTCGCCGCGGGGATCTACTACGACACCCGCGTCCGGGAGCGGTCGGCGCTCCGTGACCGGTGGGGGTCGTACGGCGTCAGCGTGGCCTGGACGGCGGTCGCGGCCGTGACGCTCGCCGGGATCGTCCCCGACGCGACGTTCAACGGCGTGAACCTCCTCTATCCGGTCCACGACCAGTTCTACGCGTTCGACGGGGAACTGTTCTACTCCACCGACCGCGGGGTCGTCCAGACGTTCGTGGACATCGAGGAGTCCGCCCGGGGGTCGACGAGCGAGACGCAGTTCTACACCGGCGTCGACCCCGAGCCGGGTACCCCCGGGTCCGACGCGGGCGGGGGCGGCGAGCCGGCCCCCGAGCGTATCTTCCCGGTCGTCGCCAACGGCGACCAGCTGGCCGTCGTCCTCGCGAGCGCCGTCGCGGTCGGCGGCCGCCTGCTGCGGTCGCGGGATTGA
- a CDS encoding competence/damage-inducible protein A: MDVAIITVGDEILAGDTTNTNAAWLAEEIADRGSRVRRILTVPDDRSVIAARVREWSAAFDAVLVTGGLGGTPDDVTMEAVADALDRPLVVDGDERERLVEKAREFREENPELAAEYDLDLDFDAAASLPEGARPLATDAGWVPGCVAGNVYVFPGFPDEMRAMFDLAAEEFVGDAVSETVWTPTPEGALGPVLDGVDERFDVAVGSYPGKGERPGRLKVTGTDSDEVAAAVAWIEGELDTVDAPPGE, encoded by the coding sequence ATGGACGTCGCGATCATCACCGTGGGGGACGAGATACTCGCCGGCGACACGACGAACACCAACGCGGCGTGGCTCGCTGAGGAGATCGCGGACCGCGGCAGCCGCGTCCGCCGGATCCTCACCGTCCCGGACGACCGGTCGGTCATCGCCGCCCGCGTCCGCGAGTGGTCGGCCGCGTTCGACGCCGTCCTCGTCACCGGCGGGCTGGGCGGGACGCCGGACGACGTGACGATGGAGGCCGTCGCCGACGCGCTGGACCGCCCGCTGGTCGTCGACGGGGACGAGCGCGAGCGCCTCGTCGAGAAGGCCCGCGAGTTCCGCGAGGAGAACCCGGAACTGGCCGCGGAGTACGACCTCGACCTGGACTTCGACGCCGCGGCGTCGCTCCCCGAGGGGGCACGCCCGCTGGCGACGGACGCCGGCTGGGTGCCGGGCTGTGTCGCCGGGAACGTCTACGTGTTCCCCGGCTTCCCCGACGAGATGCGGGCGATGTTCGACCTCGCCGCCGAGGAGTTCGTCGGCGACGCCGTCTCCGAGACCGTCTGGACGCCGACGCCGGAGGGCGCGCTCGGTCCCGTGCTGGACGGCGTCGACGAGCGGTTCGACGTGGCCGTTGGCAGCTACCCGGGCAAGGGCGAGCGGCCGGGCCGGCTGAAAGTCACCGGCACCGACTCCGACGAAGTCGCCGCCGCGGTGGCGTGGATCGAGGGGGAACTGGACACCGTGGACGCGCCGCCCGGGGAGTAG
- a CDS encoding GNAT family N-acetyltransferase yields MELRAYDPGRDAVGLWECKRAFERGLGANTGGEEKEAAYEGKLTDAYRERYLDWVDRCVADDSDCVVVADDGDGVVGYAFVLPERLSMIWDAAVLNEIYVAPEHRGTGVADDLIEAVIATARGQDLPLDRIVLDVDPKNDRAGAFYDRYGFEQWGEMVARDL; encoded by the coding sequence ATGGAGCTCCGAGCGTACGACCCCGGGCGCGACGCCGTGGGGCTATGGGAGTGCAAGCGCGCCTTCGAGCGCGGCCTCGGCGCGAACACCGGCGGCGAGGAAAAGGAAGCGGCGTACGAGGGCAAACTCACCGACGCGTACCGGGAGCGGTACCTCGACTGGGTCGACCGGTGCGTCGCTGACGACTCGGACTGCGTGGTCGTCGCGGACGACGGCGACGGCGTCGTCGGCTACGCCTTCGTCCTCCCCGAACGCCTGTCGATGATCTGGGACGCCGCGGTCCTCAACGAGATATACGTCGCCCCCGAACACCGGGGCACCGGCGTCGCCGACGACCTCATCGAGGCCGTGATCGCGACGGCCCGCGGTCAGGACCTGCCGCTCGACCGGATCGTACTCGACGTGGACCCGAAAAACGACCGCGCGGGGGCGTTCTACGACCGCTACGGCTTCGAGCAGTGGGGCGAGATGGTCGCCCGCGACCTCTGA
- a CDS encoding helix-turn-helix domain-containing protein gives MDRTDDPRRDLAEKVAGEITLSDDPGATIRKWRTDFDVSQTDLASELGVSSSVISDYESGRRESPGIGVVERVVGGLLDIDERRGGDRIRQYARVISAGFESDIVQDLREYSTTVPLERFYDAVDATELVRGAGDRISGHTVIDSIEAITRLSSEEFYRLYGQSTNRALVFTGITRGESPLVAMRVVNPTPNAVVLHGISEEELWDHAPDLAAIDDFALAVTDADLDDMLDAMRELP, from the coding sequence ATGGACCGGACGGACGACCCGCGCCGCGACCTCGCCGAGAAGGTCGCGGGCGAGATCACGCTCAGCGACGACCCCGGCGCGACGATCCGGAAGTGGCGCACAGACTTCGACGTCTCCCAGACGGACCTGGCCTCGGAACTCGGCGTCTCCTCGTCGGTGATAAGTGACTACGAGAGCGGCCGCCGGGAGAGCCCCGGCATCGGCGTCGTCGAGCGCGTCGTCGGTGGCCTGCTCGACATCGACGAGCGCCGCGGCGGTGACCGCATCCGGCAGTACGCCCGCGTCATCTCCGCCGGGTTCGAGAGCGACATCGTCCAGGACCTGCGGGAGTACTCCACGACCGTCCCCCTGGAGCGGTTCTACGACGCCGTCGACGCGACCGAACTCGTCCGCGGCGCGGGCGACCGCATCAGCGGCCACACCGTCATCGACTCCATCGAGGCGATCACCCGCCTCTCCAGCGAGGAGTTCTACCGGCTCTACGGCCAGAGCACGAACCGCGCGCTCGTCTTCACGGGGATCACCCGCGGCGAGTCGCCGCTCGTCGCCATGCGCGTCGTCAACCCGACGCCGAACGCCGTCGTCCTCCACGGCATCTCCGAGGAGGAACTGTGGGACCACGCGCCGGACCTCGCCGCCATCGACGACTTCGCGCTCGCCGTCACCGACGCCGATCTGGACGACATGCTGGACGCGATGCGCGAGTTGCCGTAG